A window from Herbaspirillum sp. meg3 encodes these proteins:
- a CDS encoding MFS transporter, which translates to MSASIDIGKTLDDGVFTTMQKFVVCLAALSIVMDGFDGQLIGFAIPVLIKEWGITRSAFAPAVAAGLIGMGLGSACAGLFADRFGRRWAIIGSVLIFGAATCAIGLAPDVLTIAILRLIAGFGIGGALPSSTTMTAEFTPAKHRTVAVTATIVCVPLGGMLAGLFAGVVMPLYGWRGLFFIGGALPLVLAVLLILALPESPRYLARREQRWPELRKLLSRMARNVNAATGFTDASEQRAEQRLGFRALFSDGRARDTIAIWCAFFMCLLAVYSAFSWLPTMLAAEGLNVAIAGAGLTAYNLGGVIGALVCAVAITRYGSRGPLLLCSIGGVASALLLLGVDASHATGVFIFGLGMHGLFVNAVQSTMFALCAYIYPTGVRATGTASALAFGRLGAILSAFAGAIVITGAGANGYLVMLGTAMVFVFGALLVVRGHIPRLVRPKNNVVKEVLS; encoded by the coding sequence ATGAGCGCCTCCATCGACATCGGTAAAACCCTCGACGACGGCGTCTTCACCACGATGCAAAAGTTTGTGGTCTGTCTGGCGGCGCTGTCCATCGTCATGGATGGTTTTGACGGCCAGTTGATCGGCTTCGCGATACCGGTGTTGATCAAGGAATGGGGCATCACCCGTAGCGCCTTCGCACCGGCGGTCGCCGCCGGTCTGATCGGCATGGGCCTCGGCAGTGCCTGCGCCGGCTTGTTCGCCGACCGCTTCGGCCGCCGCTGGGCCATCATCGGCAGCGTATTGATCTTTGGCGCGGCCACCTGCGCCATCGGCCTCGCGCCGGACGTGCTGACCATCGCCATCCTGCGCCTGATCGCCGGTTTCGGCATCGGCGGCGCATTACCCAGCTCCACCACCATGACGGCGGAGTTCACCCCCGCCAAACACCGCACCGTCGCCGTCACCGCCACCATCGTCTGCGTGCCGCTGGGCGGCATGCTGGCAGGCCTGTTTGCCGGCGTGGTAATGCCGCTGTACGGCTGGCGCGGCTTGTTCTTCATCGGTGGTGCATTGCCGCTGGTGCTCGCCGTACTGCTCATCCTCGCCCTGCCTGAATCGCCACGCTACCTCGCCCGCCGTGAGCAACGCTGGCCCGAACTGCGCAAGCTGCTCTCCCGCATGGCACGCAACGTCAACGCTGCCACCGGCTTCACGGATGCCAGCGAACAGAGGGCAGAACAACGCCTCGGCTTCCGCGCCCTCTTCAGCGACGGCCGCGCACGCGACACCATCGCCATCTGGTGCGCCTTCTTCATGTGTTTGCTGGCGGTATACAGCGCCTTCAGCTGGCTGCCCACCATGCTCGCCGCCGAAGGCCTCAACGTCGCCATCGCCGGCGCCGGATTGACTGCCTACAATTTAGGCGGCGTCATCGGCGCACTGGTCTGCGCCGTCGCCATCACGCGCTACGGCTCACGCGGCCCGTTGCTCCTGTGTAGCATCGGCGGCGTCGCCAGCGCATTGCTGTTGTTGGGTGTGGATGCCTCGCACGCCACCGGCGTCTTCATCTTTGGCCTCGGCATGCACGGCCTGTTTGTGAATGCCGTGCAATCCACCATGTTCGCGCTGTGTGCCTACATCTACCCGACCGGAGTACGCGCCACCGGCACCGCATCCGCCCTGGCCTTCGGTCGGCTCGGCGCGATTCTCAGTGCATTTGCGGGAGCGATCGTGATCACCGGTGCGGGAGCCAATGGCTATCTGGTGATGCTGGGGACGGCGATGGTGTTTGTGTTTGGAGCGTTGCTGGTGGTGCGGGGGCATATTCCGAGGTTGGTTAGACCAAAGAATAATGTCGTAAAAGAAGTACTGAGTTAA
- a CDS encoding DUF262 domain-containing protein — protein sequence MSIYQANHATLNELLKSCSEDANVLIPNLQRPYVWTPDQVIRLVDSMLRGWPFSTLLLWNLGSVNQRDTLIPSRPFWRLIDRNTGGKAEQFGTAEKPSEFKMVLDGQQRLQSLLLVFGAESGGLRLLDADWKTSLVGSSNLRGPLAKKRWTLGRVYLDLTALADNLTESKYGLPNLRQDADFTQMLIWAFNSADLMSRFITPSSAEYEPPLPDVARSSGRYISMAKIWKHCVGLGSQDHDSQFQICETLLEQHGVCKEKIQHLLNGFVQFSRKISLAQTQQVSFLELGTLASSGYTAQHEYNDAIVNIFTRLNSGGRTLTREEITFAWIKVSWDAKAPSEFGSAENAIARLAEICSQADPALKLAADEIVKVLSFIWSVFGTDRKGALVKDRDLLDGATVRAMANWLYDEMNVVEAAFAKVLEALAAQGLEFGGVYRSVNALAVLLACGVGHELLRKRSKTLTTDDLGSDLAMGSFLSSVSQPWFVLSQWAGEWAKGTDETMAHYAKAIAENWSALREELALSTAQEEWSHVLDSNFETLRPKALAFVRQLEIEDRSQVRSYRLALWVWNRLSEERERHANIVMRDGAKGKASIEVDHIVSWSRWEAIFSGDAESLKIANQLGNCTLLHKTFNISKGKDSLDSWISKVADFPADEWKASLKIPLKMSALTLAEEKWKEEIVGAIEHRTIAIKEELSSYVTTAGASKVKQ from the coding sequence ATGTCAATTTATCAAGCTAATCATGCAACACTCAACGAATTGCTCAAGAGCTGCAGCGAAGACGCGAATGTTCTAATTCCTAATCTTCAACGGCCCTATGTATGGACGCCAGATCAGGTAATTCGACTGGTTGACTCGATGCTTCGCGGATGGCCATTTAGCACACTGCTGCTTTGGAATCTTGGTTCGGTTAATCAACGTGACACACTGATTCCGTCTAGGCCATTTTGGCGGTTAATTGATCGAAATACGGGAGGCAAGGCAGAGCAATTTGGAACCGCAGAAAAACCAAGTGAGTTCAAGATGGTTCTTGACGGCCAACAACGTTTGCAAAGCCTTTTGTTGGTGTTTGGAGCGGAGTCAGGCGGGCTACGATTGTTGGACGCAGACTGGAAAACTTCGCTTGTGGGATCCAGTAATTTGCGAGGGCCATTGGCAAAGAAGCGCTGGACTTTAGGCCGAGTCTATTTAGACTTGACTGCATTGGCAGATAACTTGACTGAAAGTAAGTATGGGCTCCCCAATTTGCGGCAAGATGCGGATTTTACGCAAATGCTTATATGGGCATTTAATTCGGCAGATTTGATGTCTCGGTTCATCACACCAAGTAGTGCTGAATATGAACCACCTTTACCTGATGTCGCTCGAAGTTCAGGGCGGTATATCAGTATGGCAAAAATCTGGAAACATTGCGTTGGCTTAGGAAGTCAGGATCATGACAGCCAGTTCCAAATTTGCGAGACATTGCTTGAGCAGCATGGCGTATGCAAAGAGAAAATTCAGCATCTTCTCAATGGATTTGTTCAGTTCTCGCGGAAGATATCACTTGCACAAACTCAGCAAGTTAGCTTTCTCGAACTCGGTACGCTCGCATCCTCTGGATACACTGCTCAGCATGAATATAACGATGCGATCGTCAACATCTTCACACGATTAAACAGTGGGGGAAGAACTCTTACAAGAGAAGAAATTACTTTTGCTTGGATCAAAGTTTCTTGGGATGCGAAAGCTCCTTCGGAATTTGGTTCCGCTGAAAATGCGATCGCAAGACTTGCAGAAATTTGCTCTCAGGCTGATCCGGCTTTGAAGCTGGCTGCTGATGAAATTGTTAAAGTACTGTCCTTCATATGGTCCGTTTTCGGAACAGATCGTAAGGGGGCGTTGGTAAAGGATAGAGATCTTCTGGATGGAGCAACCGTCAGAGCGATGGCAAATTGGCTTTATGACGAAATGAATGTAGTTGAGGCTGCATTTGCGAAAGTATTGGAGGCACTAGCTGCTCAAGGTTTGGAATTCGGAGGGGTATATAGGTCGGTTAATGCGTTGGCGGTTCTTCTTGCATGCGGGGTAGGACACGAATTGTTACGCAAGCGATCAAAAACACTAACTACTGACGATTTGGGGTCAGATCTTGCGATGGGGTCTTTCTTGTCCTCGGTTAGTCAACCTTGGTTCGTACTATCACAATGGGCCGGAGAATGGGCAAAAGGAACCGACGAGACCATGGCGCACTACGCCAAGGCCATTGCTGAAAATTGGTCTGCGCTGAGGGAAGAGTTGGCACTTTCTACTGCACAGGAAGAGTGGTCTCATGTGCTGGATTCGAATTTTGAAACTCTCCGGCCGAAGGCATTGGCGTTCGTGCGACAGCTAGAAATTGAAGATCGTAGCCAAGTGCGCTCTTATCGTTTAGCTCTTTGGGTTTGGAATAGGCTCAGTGAAGAACGTGAAAGACACGCCAACATAGTTATGCGGGACGGTGCTAAAGGAAAGGCAAGCATAGAAGTCGACCATATAGTTTCGTGGAGCCGGTGGGAAGCCATATTTTCTGGTGATGCTGAATCCTTGAAAATTGCAAATCAATTAGGAAATTGTACGTTGCTTCATAAGACGTTTAATATTTCCAAAGGGAAAGATAGTCTTGATTCGTGGATTAGCAAGGTAGCGGATTTTCCTGCAGATGAATGGAAAGCCTCATTGAAAATTCCTCTAAAAATGTCCGCGTTGACTTTGGCGGAAGAGAAATGGAAGGAAGAGATTGTTGGAGCAATTGAGCATCGAACGATTGCAATAAAAGAAGAACTCTCTAGTTATGTCACAACGGCTGGAGCGAGTAAGGTTAAGCAGTAA
- a CDS encoding LysR family transcriptional regulator, whose translation MTFDLRQLTAFTTIVATGSLGRSADALHVTQPALSRTIKRLEEQVGAPLFERHSKGMQLTAIGKALLPHATLLLREAQHAAEEIDAMRGLVKGTIRVGAVGSIASMVLPLAIGEVLKKHPTLQVQVIEGVWDRLTDALITHEVDLALGMAVDDTEEICAISDCRWEDTSYVVAAADHPLRQKKNLSLIDTLSQPWALPPQGTGPYEQMQQVFHDHGLPMPNSAVETRSVMVLKSLVTRSGFLSWMPAPMFEVDRKAQLITALEIEGATGTRTLTAFRRRHGILPGPAVRLLEELRVLTVKG comes from the coding sequence ATGACTTTCGATCTGCGCCAGCTCACCGCTTTCACTACCATCGTCGCCACCGGCAGTCTCGGCCGCAGCGCCGATGCCCTGCACGTGACCCAGCCCGCACTGAGCCGCACCATCAAGCGTCTCGAAGAACAAGTCGGCGCACCGCTCTTTGAGCGACACTCCAAAGGCATGCAACTCACCGCCATCGGCAAGGCCCTGTTGCCGCACGCAACGCTCCTGCTGCGCGAAGCCCAGCACGCCGCTGAAGAGATCGACGCCATGCGCGGCCTCGTCAAAGGCACCATCCGCGTCGGGGCAGTCGGCAGCATCGCCAGCATGGTTCTGCCGCTCGCCATCGGCGAAGTCCTCAAGAAGCACCCAACCCTCCAAGTACAAGTCATCGAAGGCGTCTGGGATCGCCTCACCGACGCCCTCATCACCCACGAAGTCGACCTCGCTCTCGGCATGGCCGTCGACGATACGGAAGAGATTTGCGCCATCAGCGACTGCCGCTGGGAAGACACCAGCTACGTCGTCGCAGCAGCCGACCACCCGCTGCGCCAGAAGAAAAATCTCAGCCTCATCGACACCCTCTCGCAACCCTGGGCGCTGCCACCGCAAGGCACCGGCCCCTACGAGCAGATGCAACAAGTCTTCCACGACCACGGCCTGCCCATGCCCAACAGCGCCGTAGAGACGCGCTCGGTCATGGTGCTGAAGAGCCTGGTGACACGCTCAGGATTCCTGAGCTGGATGCCCGCCCCGATGTTCGAAGTGGATCGCAAGGCGCAACTGATTACTGCACTGGAGATTGAAGGTGCGACGGGGACAAGAACGCTGACCGCGTTCCGCCGGAGGCATGGGATTTTGCCGGGGCCGGCGGTGAGGTTGTTGGAGGAGTTGAGGGTGTTGACGGTGAAGGGTTAA
- the mdlC gene encoding benzoylformate decarboxylase, with amino-acid sequence MSTSQSTQAAAATSSTSSSTTPSSTITVRDAVLDFMRRVGMTSVFGNPGSTELPMFRDFPEDFRYVLGLQEAVVVGMADGYAQATRNAAMVNLHSAAGVGNAMGNIFTAFKNRTPMVITAGQQARSILPFDPFLFSAQATELPKPYVKWSVEPARAADVPLAIARAYYIAMMPPRGPVLVSIPADDWDQPAELLAPRTVSTELRAEPFVLDQIDAMLDASKRPAFVVGAAVDRDNAWNAVVQLAERHNARVFAAPMSGRCSFPEDHRLFAGFLPAMREKIVGLLDGHDCIFALGAPAFTYHVEGNGPHLPQGAVLCQLTDDPTTAAWTPSGTAAVGSIRLSVLDLLSRVAPPTRPLPAPRVPRPRAEPTSPLSVAYVMQTLTELRKPSDIIVEEAPSARSVMQNYLPITQSEGFFTMDSGGLGYGMPAALGVALAKPDARIIGIFGDGSSMYSIQSLWSAAQMQLPITFVILNNGRYAALQDFAPVFGFSATDVVQGTELPAIDFVGLAQAQGCTALRVADASALRDALQMALSRKDTHKPMLIDVEVA; translated from the coding sequence GTGAGTACTTCCCAATCCACGCAGGCCGCTGCGGCGACATCAAGCACATCTTCTTCCACCACGCCGTCTTCAACCATCACTGTGCGCGACGCGGTGCTGGATTTCATGCGCAGAGTCGGCATGACGTCGGTGTTCGGTAATCCGGGCTCGACCGAGCTGCCGATGTTTCGCGATTTTCCGGAGGACTTCCGCTATGTGCTGGGCTTGCAGGAGGCGGTGGTGGTCGGTATGGCCGACGGCTATGCGCAGGCCACGCGCAATGCGGCGATGGTGAACCTGCATTCGGCGGCGGGTGTGGGCAATGCGATGGGCAACATCTTCACGGCTTTCAAGAACCGCACGCCGATGGTGATCACGGCGGGTCAGCAGGCGCGCTCGATTCTGCCGTTCGATCCTTTTCTGTTTTCTGCGCAGGCGACCGAGTTGCCCAAACCCTACGTGAAGTGGAGCGTGGAGCCGGCGCGTGCGGCGGATGTGCCGCTGGCGATTGCGCGCGCGTATTACATCGCGATGATGCCGCCGCGCGGGCCGGTGCTGGTGTCGATTCCGGCGGATGACTGGGACCAGCCGGCGGAGTTGCTGGCGCCGCGCACGGTGAGCACCGAATTGCGCGCCGAGCCTTTTGTATTGGATCAGATCGACGCGATGCTGGATGCGAGCAAGCGCCCTGCCTTTGTGGTCGGCGCGGCGGTGGATCGCGACAATGCCTGGAACGCAGTGGTGCAACTGGCCGAGCGTCACAACGCGCGCGTGTTTGCGGCGCCGATGTCGGGACGTTGCAGCTTTCCGGAAGACCATCGCTTGTTTGCCGGCTTCCTCCCGGCGATGCGCGAGAAAATCGTCGGCTTGCTCGACGGTCACGATTGCATTTTTGCGCTGGGCGCACCGGCTTTTACGTATCACGTGGAAGGCAACGGGCCGCATCTGCCGCAGGGCGCGGTGCTGTGCCAGCTGACCGATGATCCGACCACGGCGGCGTGGACACCGTCGGGCACGGCGGCGGTCGGCAGTATCCGTCTGAGCGTGCTGGATCTGCTGTCGCGCGTAGCGCCGCCGACACGTCCTTTACCCGCGCCGCGTGTACCTCGTCCGCGTGCAGAGCCAACATCGCCACTGTCGGTGGCGTATGTGATGCAGACGCTGACAGAGTTGCGCAAGCCGTCCGACATCATCGTGGAAGAAGCACCGAGCGCGCGCTCGGTGATGCAGAACTATCTGCCGATCACGCAGAGCGAGGGATTCTTTACGATGGATAGCGGCGGCTTGGGCTACGGCATGCCGGCGGCGTTGGGTGTCGCGTTGGCTAAGCCCGACGCTCGCATCATCGGTATCTTCGGCGACGGCTCGAGCATGTATTCGATCCAGTCGCTGTGGAGCGCGGCGCAAATGCAATTGCCGATCACCTTTGTGATTCTCAACAACGGCCGCTATGCAGCGCTGCAGGACTTTGCGCCGGTGTTTGGTTTCAGTGCGACGGACGTGGTGCAAGGTACGGAACTGCCGGCGATCGATTTTGTCGGACTGGCGCAAGCACAAGGTTGCACCGCGCTGCGCGTGGCCGATGCCTCGGCCTTGCGTGATGCCTTGCAAATGGCATTGAGCCGCAAGGATACGCACAAGCCGATGCTGATTGATGTGGAAGTGGCATAG
- a CDS encoding aldehyde dehydrogenase: MNKIAMLIGGEQTQAKNGATFERRNPLDGAVATIAPAAGVADAVQAVEAAAAAFPGWAATGPGERRALLMKAAHALEAKADAFVQAMASETGASAIWAGFNVHLAANTLLEAASLTTQISGEVIPSDLPGNLAMAVRQPAGVVLGMAPWNAPIILGVRAIAVPLACGNTVVLKGSELCPATHGLIIEALQEAGLPKGVVNFVTNAPADAAAVVEAMVAHKAVRRVNFTGSTHVGKIIAMLCATYLKPVVLELGGKAPAVVLDDADLEVAVNGVAFGAFANSGQICMSTERIIVDNKIADDFVTRLAAKASSLPLGDPRKGPVVLGSVVDQKTVDRCNALIDDALAKGAKLLCGGKAESTLIPATLLDHVTPAMDIYSEESFGPVKGIVRVEGEDAAIACANDNDYGLSSAVFSKDTARALRVAARIESGICHINGATVHDEPQMPFGGVKSSGIGRFGGKAGIEAFTDLRWVTVQTSARAYPF, from the coding sequence ATGAACAAGATAGCGATGCTGATCGGCGGCGAACAAACCCAGGCCAAGAATGGTGCAACGTTTGAGCGACGCAATCCACTGGATGGCGCAGTCGCCACCATCGCACCGGCAGCCGGCGTGGCCGATGCGGTGCAGGCGGTGGAAGCAGCGGCAGCGGCTTTCCCGGGATGGGCGGCGACCGGCCCCGGCGAGCGGCGCGCCTTGCTGATGAAGGCGGCGCATGCGCTGGAAGCGAAGGCCGATGCCTTCGTCCAGGCGATGGCGAGCGAGACCGGTGCATCGGCAATCTGGGCCGGCTTCAACGTGCATCTCGCGGCCAATACCTTACTGGAGGCCGCCTCGCTGACGACGCAGATCAGCGGCGAAGTGATCCCCTCCGACCTGCCCGGCAACCTGGCGATGGCGGTGCGCCAGCCGGCCGGTGTGGTGTTGGGCATGGCGCCGTGGAATGCGCCGATCATCCTCGGCGTGCGCGCGATTGCCGTGCCTCTGGCTTGCGGCAATACGGTGGTGCTCAAGGGATCGGAGTTGTGCCCGGCCACACACGGCCTGATCATCGAAGCCTTGCAGGAAGCCGGCCTGCCCAAGGGCGTGGTCAACTTTGTCACCAACGCACCGGCCGATGCCGCCGCCGTAGTGGAGGCAATGGTCGCACACAAGGCTGTGCGCCGCGTCAACTTCACCGGCTCCACGCACGTCGGCAAGATCATCGCGATGCTGTGCGCGACATATCTCAAACCCGTGGTGCTGGAGTTGGGTGGCAAAGCGCCTGCTGTGGTGCTGGATGACGCCGACTTGGAAGTCGCGGTCAACGGCGTAGCCTTCGGCGCCTTCGCCAACTCGGGCCAGATCTGCATGTCGACTGAACGCATCATCGTCGACAACAAGATCGCCGACGACTTCGTCACACGTCTGGCGGCCAAGGCTTCGAGCCTGCCGTTGGGCGATCCACGCAAGGGGCCGGTGGTGCTCGGCTCGGTAGTGGATCAAAAAACCGTCGACCGCTGCAATGCGCTGATCGACGACGCGCTGGCCAAGGGTGCGAAGCTGTTGTGCGGCGGTAAGGCCGAGTCGACGTTGATCCCCGCGACGCTGCTGGATCATGTGACGCCCGCGATGGATATCTACAGCGAAGAATCCTTCGGCCCGGTCAAGGGTATCGTGCGTGTGGAGGGCGAAGACGCCGCCATCGCCTGTGCCAATGACAACGACTACGGTCTGTCGTCGGCGGTGTTCAGCAAGGACACGGCCCGGGCCCTGCGCGTAGCGGCGCGCATCGAGTCCGGCATTTGCCACATCAACGGCGCGACCGTGCATGACGAACCGCAGATGCCGTTCGGCGGCGTCAAGAGCAGCGGTATCGGCCGCTTCGGCGGCAAGGCGGGAATTGAAGCGTTTACGGATTTGCGCTGGGTGACGGTGCAGACGTCGGCGCGGGCTTATCCGTTCTAA
- a CDS encoding AAA family ATPase — MYPTTINLPPAMDGRILLNPSLLKDLRKRRALSQEALAELCLSRQLCVSVASIKRAETGKVVLYRTARHLATVFDVKLDQLLVPVAASMSPNEPARVNTGRRSSDLGINAGVIDDTVRYVVELHVALSFAYAVDSPALAAVAQLAQQFGGQIQVPSEHALVIVFGYPQAYRSDAERCLCCALALQREAFVGHVRAMLIRAARWQEQPSRRHDDASPHAIPAWPAAGGTNVPIYVTDALSRQLATRFAFAATAKLDAAERPRYFLFERVLAHDDILHQPLIGRHTEIRQFKGVINVAEQYQAGHLLYLRGMAGLGKTRLATEFADIARQQGFVCHHCDILDNGTDNWLTILGRLACSLLELPHGVAEAAAGSPDIVDAALSRLALPPEWQIFYRILAAAPLDARQHALYAEMSSEMRSLNLIKALHVLILHRAIRCPLLLTIEDLHWGDTYMFEALGTLLSLTREAPVVWVVTARIERDPLDDDLRHHLGDLALSIFDLAPLGAADAYILAEQFDDVDVAHRRRCVERAQGNPLFLTQLLASPEASLSDSLRHLVQSRLDDLDARHRRALRMAAVLGNDFELALLRQVIGDSQYQPHEAGRNCLVRRSGVGRYRFVHDLVMHCIYDAIEPVQRQQFHRTVAELFRHSDQRLYALHLHRSGDPAAAEAMFDAVDRALADYRFDVAMEMCELSASGQPDNAPHNARLPTLRARAAVGLGQIESARGYYLRALELTVEPRERLALVTGLAAVLNMLDELDEEQRLLDIAIPLARELHDDAALARLLCLKGNMCFPRGEFAVGRRLHEEAARYAQSGAAVEIEAQAMSGIGDSYYAQGKMHTAYRTFSRCLAMCREHRFLNLEASNRSALASVLIYLAQPVTAMENALSAVQLARQVGHHRAQMVAHLTASWVLLGLGQAEQAEEEIEGGLALSRSLGAVRFEPFLMEGMARALWQQGRQDQAKRTIITAAEKIDRLQLHGFIGPWVFGTLALLTDDRDVRRQALVRGEAILGRDCVAHNAFRFLVNAAETALLDGDAAAAIRYVDRLTPYTELESCPWLEYHTSLLRQCAKRLQSDNEQIRAALVSLRMQGQAYGFSHSTPRLHLLLESW, encoded by the coding sequence ATGTATCCGACAACTATCAACCTGCCGCCGGCAATGGACGGGCGTATCCTGCTCAATCCGTCGCTGCTCAAGGATCTGCGCAAGAGGCGTGCGCTTAGTCAGGAAGCGCTCGCCGAATTGTGTCTGAGTCGCCAGTTATGCGTTTCCGTGGCTTCTATCAAACGCGCCGAGACCGGCAAGGTTGTCCTGTACCGGACGGCACGCCATCTGGCCACAGTGTTCGACGTCAAACTTGATCAGTTGCTGGTGCCCGTTGCCGCGTCCATGTCACCCAACGAACCGGCGAGAGTCAATACGGGACGGCGCAGCAGCGACCTCGGAATCAATGCAGGTGTAATCGACGATACCGTACGTTACGTGGTCGAGCTGCACGTGGCGTTGTCGTTTGCTTATGCCGTCGATAGTCCGGCGTTGGCCGCGGTGGCGCAACTGGCGCAACAGTTCGGCGGCCAGATACAGGTGCCGTCAGAGCATGCCTTGGTAATCGTATTTGGCTATCCGCAGGCCTATCGCAGCGATGCCGAGCGTTGTCTATGCTGTGCGCTGGCCTTGCAGCGAGAAGCATTCGTCGGTCATGTGCGGGCAATGCTGATTCGCGCCGCGCGTTGGCAAGAGCAACCGTCTCGGCGGCATGACGACGCTTCTCCCCATGCGATACCGGCATGGCCGGCTGCGGGCGGGACAAACGTACCCATCTATGTCACGGATGCGTTGAGCCGGCAACTGGCGACACGCTTCGCATTTGCGGCGACGGCAAAGCTGGACGCCGCCGAGAGGCCGCGCTATTTTCTGTTCGAGCGGGTGCTGGCGCACGATGACATATTGCATCAGCCGCTTATCGGACGCCACACGGAAATTCGCCAATTCAAGGGCGTCATCAACGTTGCCGAACAATACCAGGCCGGCCATTTGCTATATCTTCGCGGCATGGCCGGACTGGGAAAAACCCGCCTGGCTACTGAATTTGCCGACATCGCTCGGCAGCAGGGCTTTGTGTGCCATCACTGCGATATTCTTGATAACGGCACCGATAACTGGCTGACGATTCTGGGACGGCTGGCTTGCAGTCTGCTGGAACTGCCGCATGGCGTTGCCGAGGCGGCAGCCGGTAGCCCGGATATCGTTGACGCGGCCCTGTCCCGGCTGGCGTTGCCGCCGGAATGGCAGATTTTTTACCGCATTCTGGCGGCGGCGCCGTTGGACGCCCGGCAACACGCCCTCTATGCCGAGATGAGTTCAGAGATGCGCAGCCTCAACCTCATCAAGGCCCTGCATGTTCTGATCTTGCATCGGGCGATACGGTGCCCTCTGTTGTTGACGATCGAAGATCTGCACTGGGGCGATACGTATATGTTCGAAGCGCTGGGGACGTTGTTGTCGCTCACGCGTGAAGCACCGGTCGTATGGGTGGTGACGGCGCGCATCGAGCGAGATCCGCTCGATGACGACTTGCGTCATCACCTGGGAGACCTGGCATTGAGCATATTCGATCTGGCGCCCTTGGGCGCTGCTGATGCCTATATCCTGGCGGAGCAGTTCGATGACGTCGATGTCGCGCATCGCCGTCGTTGTGTTGAGCGCGCGCAAGGCAACCCCCTGTTCCTGACGCAGTTGCTTGCCAGTCCCGAGGCCTCGTTATCGGATAGCTTGCGTCATCTAGTGCAATCGCGCCTCGACGATCTTGACGCCAGGCATCGGCGTGCATTGCGCATGGCCGCCGTGCTTGGCAACGATTTCGAACTGGCGCTGCTACGGCAAGTCATCGGCGATTCGCAGTATCAGCCGCACGAGGCCGGCCGCAATTGCCTGGTGCGCCGGAGCGGTGTGGGCCGCTACCGTTTTGTGCATGACCTGGTGATGCATTGCATTTACGATGCAATCGAGCCGGTGCAGCGTCAGCAGTTCCATCGCACGGTAGCGGAGTTGTTCCGCCACAGCGATCAGCGGCTGTATGCGCTGCATTTGCACCGCAGCGGCGATCCGGCTGCAGCCGAGGCGATGTTCGATGCCGTCGATAGAGCGCTGGCCGACTATCGCTTCGACGTGGCGATGGAGATGTGCGAGTTATCTGCATCGGGTCAGCCGGATAATGCCCCGCACAATGCGCGGCTGCCGACATTGCGCGCGCGTGCTGCTGTCGGCCTGGGACAAATCGAGTCGGCACGGGGCTATTATTTGCGGGCGTTGGAATTGACTGTCGAACCGCGGGAACGGCTCGCTCTGGTCACCGGTCTGGCCGCCGTGCTCAATATGCTCGATGAACTCGACGAAGAGCAGCGCCTGCTTGATATCGCCATTCCACTGGCGCGCGAGCTGCATGACGATGCCGCGCTGGCGCGGTTGTTATGCTTGAAAGGAAACATGTGTTTTCCGCGTGGCGAATTTGCTGTTGGCCGTCGCTTGCACGAAGAAGCGGCACGCTACGCGCAATCAGGCGCAGCGGTGGAAATCGAGGCGCAGGCAATGAGCGGAATTGGCGACTCCTACTACGCTCAGGGAAAAATGCATACGGCGTACCGTACGTTCAGCCGATGCCTTGCCATGTGTCGCGAGCACCGTTTTCTCAATCTGGAAGCATCCAATCGCAGCGCGCTGGCTTCGGTGCTGATCTATCTCGCTCAGCCGGTGACTGCTATGGAAAATGCGCTTAGCGCGGTGCAGCTTGCGCGCCAGGTTGGCCATCATCGCGCTCAGATGGTGGCGCACCTGACGGCCAGCTGGGTCTTGCTTGGGTTGGGGCAGGCCGAGCAGGCGGAAGAGGAGATCGAGGGGGGACTGGCCTTGAGCCGTTCGCTCGGTGCAGTACGGTTCGAACCGTTTCTGATGGAGGGGATGGCGCGCGCATTGTGGCAACAAGGCCGGCAGGATCAGGCAAAACGAACAATTATTACAGCGGCAGAAAAGATCGATCGTTTGCAGTTGCACGGCTTTATAGGGCCTTGGGTATTCGGCACGCTGGCATTACTGACCGATGACCGCGATGTACGCCGGCAAGCTTTGGTGCGTGGCGAAGCTATTCTCGGTCGAGACTGCGTGGCGCACAATGCGTTTCGTTTCCTGGTGAATGCTGCGGAAACGGCATTGCTTGATGGCGACGCTGCGGCTGCTATCCGATATGTCGACAGGCTCACACCATACACCGAACTTGAATCCTGCCCCTGGCTGGAATACCACACGTCGCTGTTGCGGCAATGCGCAAAGCGTCTGCAAAGCGACAACGAGCAAATCCGGGCCGCGTTGGTCAGCCTACGCATGCAGGGGCAGGCCTATGGCTTCTCGCATAGCACGCCGCGCCTGCATCTCCTGCTGGAGAGCTGGTAG